Sequence from the Xiphophorus couchianus chromosome 23, X_couchianus-1.0, whole genome shotgun sequence genome:
TCGACAATATTTAAATGTCGTTACGTTTGGCACTGATTGATGCCGTTTGGTGCTTCCTGGTCTCATTAAATCCCGTCTCTCCGTGCAGATCGATCATACATGCGGCTCACAGAGAAGGAGCACGAGACGTTACCAATTGACGTGAGTAACTCCAGgggttttttctttcaaagaagaTGTCCTGCAACACAATTATACTGCATGCAGTTTGATCTCATTTCCATGGTTCCGAAGTCATTGACGTGCCCGTACTTACAACTAAAACTTGCCAATAATGCAAAACACACGTGAAAACTAACGAATGAACGAATATACAGAAGGAAAACGCAcaaataaatgtcatatttataaGTATCACCTACTCGTCTCTTTCATCTTTCATCTGTTTCAGATTGTCCTGCAGACCTTGTTGTCATTTGTGATGACCTGTTACGGGATTGTCCACATTGCTGGAGAGTTCAAGGACATGGATGCTTCCTCGGAGCTGAAAAACAAGTAAGAGCGGCGCACCAATCCCCTCCATGTGGGAACTGTTGGTTCCCATTGTCACAGGGGAGCCTCCGCACTTTCAGATGCATTTATAGGCGCAGCTCTGTTGGGCTTTAACCCAAGACATTAACCGGAGTCCCATAACACGGTTGTTACGTCAAGGCCAGCTGTTATTGTGCAGCCAGATGCATGTTGTACCTTCTGCGCCACTTCATCCACTACTAGCAATGAAGCAAGCATTTCAGGAAAATGCAGGGAACCTACAGTCTTGGTCAGCATTTTCATTTAGTCTAGGTTTGCGTGAAAACTCTGGAAAATCAAGAAAGTGTCTCTTAAAAAGGTCTCAACTACGTTATTAGACTACCACTTGTGCAAAGTTTGTCCAGGAAAGGCTTTAGACGGGTATGAGTGTTTCTGCATGTGCTCTGTGGCCGAGGCTGGACAGCTAAGAAGCTACTTATctccaagaaaaacacaaaaccggCATTCTGGAAGGCGTACCAAAGTCTTAAATACGTGTATGTAAAATTAAGACCTTATATTCTGtcttaaatttataaaaatgtaagttggccttaaatatgttaatcacacgtcttattttttggttttgatgaGACCATTCAGTCTCGCATCCGATGGAGTTTTTCTTGCAGGagttttctgtcaggcaaacaTTTGAGTCACACACAGTCATTGTGTTCTGTGATTATAGGCGGGTTGCGGCTACTGCTAACTAcctgctaatatacccttgctaTCTAGCTGGCTTTTTGGACCTGCCATGGGTCAGTTTAAATGTATCGGCAGGTGGCTGAATGACCTTCATCTTCACCACTGACTCACTTCTGTTGTTAACCCATAGGATGTTGCGTTTATTTTCTGGAACCCCTTAGGGTTGAAATGAATAATCgtgattaactgattattgTAGtaatagtcaactaatttagtagtAGATTAATCATTAATTGGAGTAcgcagactcaaaaaaggcaaatttCTCCACATTCgaagcagtaattaaaccaaaactgtactaAATAagtatacattttgcattttacctaaaaacatgtttgtctgtAAATAGGTTTTAGCAAAAACTCAAGTGgcgcagttttagcttcatccagCTCAAATTCGTGAAATGaatgctatgttgttgcatttagGGTTGTGTCCAGCTGTATTATTTGTAACTAGAACAGGGGAGGCTCAATcctggtcctggagggccggtgtcctgcaactcttagttgtctccctggtccaacacacttgaatccaacagctgaatcacctcctaagtgcagtcaggttctccagcgtcctgctaatgacctcattatttgactcaggtgtgttgaagcagagacacatctaaaagttgcaggagaccggccctcgaggcctggactTGCCCACCCCTGGACTGGAACCATGTTTTAattgatcttttttatttattttttctctcctcagaACTTTTGACACACTGAGGAATCACCCGTCGTTTTACCTCTTCAACCATCGAGGTCGGGTCCTGTTCCGCACGCCGAAGGAGGAGCCGTCCTCCAACCAGCAGGCTCTGCCCAACCCCATCAGGCTACGCAAGCTGGAGCATTAGCACTGAGCCGGGGCCCCGCCCGCCTCAGACCCTCTCACCGCCCTGAtaggatttgtttttgttagccAGGGTGAGGGGGAGGGCTCTGAGAACTTAACTTCTTCcacttaaaaaaagttttatttattaataaactaaTATGCTGTCCAAAATTAGCATCTCTGTCCATAAAGTGGTTACCCCCATAAGCGACACTGACTGTGCCAACCCTTCTGTTTTCCGTGcagatttgtttgtgtgtgtgtatatatatatatatatatatatatatatatatatatatatatatatatatgctatGATGGCTTTAGAGTCTTAAGAGACTCAgatgttttttgcttttctttcctcttttgaGCTAAATCAGAATAGCACTGCTCTTTTTGAATTGATTTTCCACGGTGGTTTAATTTCACCCTCTCGCTTCTCTACCACCGCTGCTCAGGCCAAGTTTTAAGTTTGTAGATGTGAGCTTTATAAACAAAAGATCCCCCGTGTTTCCCCGAACGACGTCCTGCTGCCTCAGCGTGTCCGGTTTGCGAGGgaagttgtttgttttcaagcCAGGGAATCCGGCTGGAGGTGAGAAGTGAAAGCAGGAAACATTACAGTCTTTCTAATGACACTTTGgaccttaaaattcaaacaacTCCCTTCATTTCCgtgagttttgttttccattatttttttttacgttttgttAACATCCTAcagactgtttttaatttaataaaattcatactGGTTTTACaaagtggatgtttttttatttatatatttcaatcactgctgatgttttaacttgatgataaaaatgaaaaatgctattttatgaCTACATGGCTGAATAATTGTAGTTTATGTGCTGTGACCACTTCATGTAATGAAAGACAAGTTTTTGGTGTTGGgcactaggtggcagtagagtagCCTCAAATGTGGGTAGATGAAGAGTATGTTTTCAGACTGATtgagcaaaatgtaaaagttcatAACATAATGAAATACAAATTCTTTACACTGAGAAGACAAAACTGCATTGTTAAGTTTTGAAAAGATGAGGAATGCAAATCTTGTGCAAATTATGCCAATTATAGCTGCAGTATttctttaatgtcttttttttttttttttacatgtttgttaaaactgtccaTATGTTGTGACGgttaacatgagacagataatcttaaaaaaaaagagctcctCTGCTTTTCCCCCCAGTTCTAGCTGCATAAAAAGACAGCtaggtcagaaacaaccaatcagagtgcTGTCAATCAGGCTTGTGTACACATGCTACAGTTTTTTCCCCATCAGCagagcctgtcatgaatgctaaagctagttaggaTGGCCACCAATGACTGCGGATAAGCAGTTTTTGTCACTAtgagcacatttagcagcatgtaCATGACATTATTGACatcactaagaccctcctcctggctctgactggatCTTTCTGACAAGgagcttttatttctgcagatggaaaGAGTGGCTCAGTGGCTTGACTAAAATCCTCCTGTAagatgaaaacacattaaaaccaaacattaaaCGCCAATCTAGACGGTTcgtttgaacttttatttttaaaaaacaaaaaaagattatcTTAAAACTTTGCGCTTCATATATGTATTTAacagtttacaaaaaaatggctttcaaaatatttctttaactctgacataaagtcacaaaaataatCTATATTGCTTATGAACATTAAAAAGTAGTGTACATTTTGTAGAAACAAccagaagaacaaagaaaagctgcagagaggaggagggtaAGCGAGTAGAGGCTGTTTAACAGAGGGTCAGCTGAGCCTGGACTCCAGGAGGAAAACTGCTGGGAACGATGGACTGATGGGATCATCGGAGCGACTCTGACGCTGTGACAGTTGACTGTAGTATGTGGCGGTGCTAGGCGGTGACAGTTAGCCGCAACCTGTACTGGCTGATGACCAGAAAGCTCATTTTCAGAACCAGTCACCGTCGTCTGCTTAGTGTCAGATACAGCAGCCTCCACAATTCTAGTAAAGATTACGCCTCTAACTGCTGCAGTCTCATCTCACAAAGGAAATCTgagaaaaattcaaacttttgatCGAATTTTGAATGTCAGTTCTGTAGAAACTGACGTTTTGGGATCACGGATCCTATTTAGGTGCTTTGGAGCGAtgccagaaaataaaaaataaaacttttctgaCTTTGCGTACCTGACGCGGTTTAGCTAGTGTGCTTGATGAGAGGTTTATTGTGaggttgaacattttcacaatatgcgtgaaacaaagaatgaaaatatggaaaagcaCATCACACCCACTGTTAAGTAGGGTAGAGGACTTGTAATGCTGTGGGCCAGTTTCTGGTCGAAcaagtcagtaaaataaaaacatgtcaccATTGAAGTCCTTCAACAGGACAGTGATGTGAATATACTCCAATTTAAagatctgtttttattcttctacATGTTTCCGTGTGAGATAATGCCACAGCAATTAAAGAGGAAatgattttacagtttttgaagGGTGTTGCAGCGTCAAGAACGGTCTTAACTTCTGTATCCCAAAATACTGACGCAAACAGATGCTGGTGCATtttaaaaggaattttttttttaaaagtataaaatttacaccatttttaaatcttgacaATATGTCCAAATAGTAAGAAAGGTGATCCAATTTGGATGCTTaaaaccatatatatatatatatatatatatatatatatatatatatatatatatatatatatatgcagtatactgtatatatatatatagttgtacatacatatatatatatatatatacatacacacacaacataTATGAGAAATTTTTGGACTGGAAAACAAATAGTGACTGAGGTTGAGCAATGTGTCAATATGAGCTAAGAAATATCACAATACAGgctaacattttaaagtaacgtaaatatttttgttcgtTACAATTATTAGACATTTGAGGGATTTGCTGCCATTGATGAGCCAAGCTTTCCTCTTTCTGTGTGCGAGTCATTTTTTTCAGCCTGcgtactgtctctttaaataataatcacaCTTATTTTGTTGCCAAACGATCCAAattattaatcttttatttaattggAATGTTTATATTAGTTGAATTTCCAGATTTCTTcctatttttattcttgttaaGCTCTTTTCCATATTGCACAACCCCTCATGCCAACACATGTCAGCATCAACTAAAAATAGTCAGATATTAGGTAACAGGATCAacggagataaaaaaaaaaaaaaaagagtaataaataaataaataaaataaaatcagtgcgCTGTTTTTGTTGCAGACGTAATCTGGCTTAACCCGATTCGTCCTGTCAGCCACAACTTTACATGAATGTTTAAGCTtttctctatttctttttttctttttttagtcgcgtaaaagaatatttataaatgaGAACGACTTTCAGACCAGCTGAAAACGGGTCTGTTTGTAACAGCTGGGGTGATTGGGGGAGGAAACCAGTACATGACCAGTATCTGACACACGTGAGGATCAGGCCAGCTGTGTGGCTTTTCGTCTAAAGGAGTATGTGAGTCTGCTGGACTTGTCCTCACTGACGAAAGCCGTCCGGGAGTTTACGGTCTCTGTCGACATCAGCGTGTTCGTCGCAAGCGGCTCAGTTCTGAAGGACCCCTCGCCCCCATCCGGTTAAACGACAGCAACGCGACGGCGGCGCTTCCTTTCTCTGCATCTCCGAATCCTCCGCTCGCGGCGGAGGTGTTTTGGCGGCGGCGAAACCCGGCGGTGATGAAAAACGGGACAGGACGCTGGTGGGTTTCTGCGGGTTTACTACCTGCCGTGATCGTTGGGAAGCGGAGAGCACGGCGCCGTGTCGTCCTCCACTTCGGCCAGGGCGGTCTCCAGCTGCTGGATCAACACGCGCTTCTTGAACCTGGCGAAACGAAACGAAGCTTCATGAGGCGGAGGCAGGAAGTCAGACAGGAAACGGAGCAGCTTGAAGGttcagaggagaggaagaaaccCCGGGGGAAACCCAGCAGCACTTGGGTAGAtgagaccttttttttttttggttcaggCACAATAAGACTGGATGTAGAACATtcatttctattatttatttagacccagactttgactaggccactcttAACACATGAATCTGCTTTCAAGGGGCAACaatatgtgttttccaggcacacgttgccattttataacataatcaagtaactgtgtcaccttcagttgttataaaaatgctacatgtaACAAGTATGACTTAAATGTTACTTTGTATCTTAACACctttaaattgggcctctgtctctttaagaaactccttctctttctgaaatgctgctttcaggaagtcattacagcatggctcctctgttaaccctttaacaatgtttctaCCAGCAGTGCACTAAGAAGCTCCTATAACGATCTTTAAGCTGCACAGTTgcaccaagtgtttgctaattgctgctggctagtctgaaggagctggggAAGGGCTGCTTTGTGAAGCGGAAGCTCtgaagtttggaaactgcagctctgaggaggagatGCGCCAAGAATATGGAGCTAGTCCAAGCAGGCGTTTTGcaaagctgaatggttgccatggataTTAAAGGATTTCAAGGAATCAAAGCGACACTCCAgatgtgtttttgatgagggaataactttataacgtgatgtgaagctcaaaaaattcaatttcacatgatactgcccctttaaaaaagtACAGCTTCTTGTTTCTTACCTCAAAGCTTCTTTGATTGCATGTTGGATGAAGTACTTTCGAATGTTCACCGGTCCTTTCACCTGCTGCAGCAGACTGAGTATGGATTTATAGTCTGGGGACGAACACACACAGATTAAGGTAAGAACTGACGGATTCCCACACTGAGATCCGGCTGCCTGGTTTGTACTCACTCCGTCCAGGTTTGCGGACCTCCTTGATGACTCTGCTCCTCAGCTCGGCTTGGCAGCCGTCCAGCGGGGTTATGTAAATGGTGTCGAGCGCGGCGAAGTCGTCTTCGCTGCCGTCCAGCTCGCTCTGCGGACTCAGGCGGTCGCAGTTGTGCCTCTCCTCCGTCGTCTGCTCCTCCAGGTGATCTTCGTCCTCCACCACGCTCGCCTCCTCCGCCTGAAACGGCTCCGCCAATCCCGTCTTATCTTCCAGCATCAACGGGGACGGACAGAGCGCCTCTGTATCCGCCTCGCCGGGCCAGATCTCGCCAGAGTCCAGGCCGAGGAATCCGTCGCCGTTGCTCTCGGTGAGCACCATGTTGTTCCCATCTgttcacaataaaaatgtaaaaaattagtGGGCTTTTTTATCCCTCTGAACTACATCAGAATCGGGCTTTACTTCTTCATCCTACCTTTGTGTTGTGACGGGGGTTTGAGGAGATTCTGCTGGCCTGGACTCTTCCCCACCGCCACATGGTTGGTGCTGCCCGGCGGGGTCTGCGGTCGCCGCAGCAATGGGGACATGCTCCGTCTTCGCTTCACGGTGCCGCTGGAGTTGGGGTCGCCGGAGTGGCCCCGCTTCTTGTTCTGAGGTCCGGCCACGAACTCGTCCGCCTCGTCGATCATCATGCCCTGGGGAACACGGTGGAGAAGACAACAGAGCTGCAGAACCAAGACAACGTGTCCGCATCCGGCCGGGTAGACACGACACGCTGCACAGGTGTTCATAAGACAGGAGGAAGTAGAAGCAAAACGAggcatggttttcaaaatgttttagaaacaaaaaactaaaaatgtggCTTAGATGTTTTGGAACaaaatttgtcaaataaaacatttgttgacCGTGTATCATTTTCTGCTCCCTTCCCGTTTACTCAGCGCTCAGAGTTTGTCTGTCACACAATAAAAGCAATTTAGAGTTGCGGTTGTGATTtgacaagatgtgaaaaagctCGAGGGATTACCTGCACGCTGAAGGGGTTGGCAAATGTTTACCTTTTTATCCTGCTTGAAAGGATTCCCAAACGTGTGAAGCCGTTTGGGTTGATCGGGATCAATCTCTCTTAACGGAGACGGCATCATCTTCAAGTACTCCTGGTAGTTGCCCATCTGAGCCACTGGAATGCTGTGCAGGAAGTCTAACAGACAACAGACACACTCATATCAACACATTCAGATTCAAAATGGACGTCTGCGTCTCCTACAGAAGGAATTTCCAAAGACTTCGGTCGTACCTTCGTCTTGGCCTCGGATCAACTTCAACGAGGTCCGCAGCAGGTTGGTGCGCATTCTGGTGAGCTGATCCAAGAGGTTTCGCCTCGGGATGTCGTAGGCGTTCCGGTAAGCTTGCGGTTTCACATCCTGGGGAGACATTTTGATGGCGAAACGCTGCGTGAACACCAGACCTCTCTGCAGAGAAAGCGCGCTGTCGTTTCTCACCTTGTTGAGAAGAGCGATCTGGAAGCCGGCGAACTCTTTGAAGTTGATGTCGACCAGGCGGAGAGGCCCCTCTCCGGTGAttccctgcagcagctgcttgaAGTCCCGCCGATGGGCCAGAGAGAGAGCGCTGGAGTGGTTCTTCACCTTTATGCCCGTTTCTTGAGGCGCTTTTTTCCCCACGGACACAATTAGGCGGTCTGATTCAATTTTTGCCttcggtaaaaaaaaacaaacaaacaagaaaataggaaacaaaaatgcagcGGGATGAAATGAAGACAGAGTAAACCTTTGAACCAGGTGCGCTTGTTTACGTTTGCCGACAGCA
This genomic interval carries:
- the mmgt1 gene encoding ER membrane protein complex subunit 5; translated protein: MASSFWKGVVGVGLFALAHAAFSAAQHRSYMRLTEKEHETLPIDIVLQTLLSFVMTCYGIVHIAGEFKDMDASSELKNKTFDTLRNHPSFYLFNHRGRVLFRTPKEEPSSNQQALPNPIRLRKLEH